The Stratiformator vulcanicus genome has a segment encoding these proteins:
- a CDS encoding DUF3050 domain-containing protein, producing the protein MTASEFIADQIADIRGELLEHSIYRRVDSPSALRIFMRSHIFAVWDFMSLLGRLRREVTCPAAPWLPPTDAALARFVNEITLGEECDEDGRGGYASHFDLYREAMAEQGADTDPIDEMLDHLRSGRSWEDALGGLDVPRGTSEFTRHNLDLATNGSAAEVAAAFCFGREDLIPEMFTRLVATLQDQGSRTERFVYYLQRHIEIDGDEHGPLSRRLVDRLCGDDRSTWNAAAGAAREAIAKRIGLWDGIADEIRLRSDCVEHVSV; encoded by the coding sequence ATGACCGCTTCCGAATTCATTGCCGACCAGATCGCCGACATCCGCGGCGAATTGCTTGAGCATTCGATTTACCGCCGTGTCGATTCTCCCTCAGCCCTGCGTATTTTCATGCGGAGCCACATCTTCGCGGTGTGGGATTTCATGTCGCTGTTGGGGCGGTTGCGACGGGAAGTCACCTGCCCGGCGGCCCCGTGGCTTCCGCCGACTGATGCGGCCTTGGCCCGATTCGTCAACGAGATCACGCTCGGCGAGGAATGCGATGAGGACGGCCGGGGCGGCTACGCCAGCCACTTCGACCTGTACCGCGAGGCGATGGCGGAGCAGGGGGCCGACACCGATCCGATCGACGAAATGCTTGATCATCTGCGATCAGGCCGGTCATGGGAAGACGCTCTGGGCGGCCTCGATGTTCCACGTGGAACGTCCGAATTCACCCGGCACAATCTCGACCTGGCCACAAACGGCTCCGCAGCCGAGGTCGCGGCCGCGTTCTGCTTCGGTCGCGAGGATCTCATTCCAGAGATGTTCACTCGGCTCGTCGCGACGCTGCAAGATCAGGGCAGCCGGACGGAGCGGTTCGTGTACTACCTGCAGCGGCATATTGAGATCGACGGGGATGAGCACGGCCCGCTCTCGCGGCGGCTCGTCGACCGGCTGTGCGGCGATGATCGTTCCACGTGGAACGCCGCGGCGGGTGCGGCCCGCGAGGCGATTGCAAAACGAATTGGGCTCTGGGACGGCATCGCCGACGAAATCCGATTACGATCGGATTGCGTCGAACACGTCTCCGTTTAG
- the tig gene encoding trigger factor: MSTDVAAPEAEEKRLNLNVDVKDSGPCLKHVRVTVAREDIDGCYDEMTDEFSESAQVPGFRPGKAPKELVMKRFKDDLDVRVKQKILFESLEQLAEEQNLEPINEPDLDIETLDIPDEGDFEYEFDVEVRPDFDMPDYTGLEIEQYDADVSDEQVQAAMNRYLAQYGQLVPEEGNAEMGDHLTLAAKFTHGNDVIHEIEEFTAELKPVLYLRDAEIDNFGELLEGAEIDAKITTEISVSPEAEKVELRGEKVTAEFELLDLKRLELPEMNASLLDRVGVESEEELRDNIRNSLERQGKHQQRQHARNQVLTKITASADWELPEKLVRRQTDNALRREILEMQQAGYTSAEIRARENQIRQNAISETREALKQHFVLDKIAEQENIEVTSQDIEMEITMMAMQAGESPRRVAARLRKSGMIENLQAQLRERKAIDFVLDKSEMKTVPAPGRDSDRIEAVDESVCGFVDHQQHDHDHDGDHDHDHDHDGE; encoded by the coding sequence ATGAGTACTGACGTCGCCGCACCCGAAGCCGAAGAAAAACGCCTGAATCTCAACGTCGACGTCAAAGATTCCGGGCCGTGCCTGAAACACGTCCGCGTCACCGTCGCCCGAGAAGACATCGACGGCTGCTATGACGAGATGACGGATGAGTTCTCCGAGTCCGCCCAGGTGCCCGGCTTCCGCCCAGGCAAGGCACCCAAAGAACTCGTCATGAAGCGGTTCAAGGACGACCTCGACGTCCGCGTGAAGCAGAAGATTCTGTTCGAAAGCCTCGAACAGCTCGCCGAAGAGCAGAATCTGGAGCCGATCAACGAGCCCGATCTCGATATCGAGACGCTCGACATTCCGGACGAAGGTGACTTCGAGTACGAGTTCGACGTCGAGGTTCGCCCCGATTTCGACATGCCCGATTACACCGGTCTCGAGATCGAACAGTACGACGCCGACGTTTCCGATGAGCAGGTGCAGGCGGCGATGAATCGCTACCTCGCCCAATACGGTCAGCTCGTCCCGGAAGAGGGGAACGCCGAGATGGGGGACCACCTCACCCTCGCGGCGAAGTTCACCCACGGCAACGACGTGATCCACGAGATCGAAGAGTTCACCGCCGAACTCAAGCCGGTCCTCTACCTGCGTGATGCCGAGATCGACAACTTCGGCGAACTGCTCGAAGGGGCCGAGATCGATGCGAAGATCACGACGGAGATCAGCGTTTCGCCCGAGGCCGAAAAGGTCGAGCTGCGGGGTGAGAAGGTCACTGCCGAGTTCGAATTGCTCGACCTGAAGCGGCTCGAATTGCCGGAGATGAACGCGTCGCTGCTCGATCGCGTGGGCGTCGAGAGCGAAGAAGAACTGCGTGACAACATCCGCAATTCGCTTGAGCGGCAGGGCAAGCACCAGCAACGGCAGCACGCCCGCAATCAGGTGCTGACCAAGATCACCGCCAGCGCTGACTGGGAATTGCCGGAGAAACTGGTCCGCCGGCAAACCGACAACGCGCTGCGTCGAGAGATTCTCGAAATGCAGCAGGCCGGTTACACCTCCGCGGAGATCCGGGCTCGTGAGAATCAGATTCGCCAGAACGCGATCAGCGAAACGCGAGAAGCCCTCAAGCAGCACTTCGTGCTCGATAAGATCGCCGAGCAGGAGAACATCGAAGTCACGTCGCAGGACATCGAGATGGAAATCACGATGATGGCAATGCAGGCCGGCGAAAGCCCGCGTCGCGTCGCCGCCCGCCTCCGCAAGAGCGGCATGATCGAAAACCTGCAGGCCCAACTTCGCGAGCGGAAGGCGATCGACTTCGTGCTCGACAAGTCGGAGATGAAAACCGTCCCCGCCCCCGGCCGCGATTCAGATCGCATCGAAGCCGTCGACGAATCAGTCTGCGGCTTCGTCGATCACCAACAGCACGACCACGACCATGACGGGGATCACGACCACGACCACGACCATGACGGGGAGTGA
- a CDS encoding ClpP family protease, with amino-acid sequence MAAARDYQRQRQMGIGDLLLENRIIFLAGPIMDENANLTVMKLLYLQAENRHQDIHMYVNSPGGSVTATMAIYDVMQFCDCDVSTYCVGLAASGGAIVLAGGAKKKRYALPHAKMMIHQPYGEVGGQVSDIEIQAQDILNTRESLNRVLADHTGQPIEQIAKDTERDRYLTAPQAVEYGLVDQVLEKVKQPKP; translated from the coding sequence ATGGCCGCCGCGCGGGATTACCAGCGTCAGCGGCAGATGGGCATCGGCGATCTGCTGCTTGAGAATCGCATTATCTTTCTCGCCGGGCCGATCATGGATGAGAATGCGAATCTCACCGTGATGAAGCTGCTGTACCTGCAGGCCGAGAACCGGCACCAAGACATTCACATGTACGTCAACTCACCGGGCGGCAGCGTCACCGCCACGATGGCGATTTATGACGTCATGCAATTCTGCGATTGCGACGTGAGCACCTACTGCGTGGGGCTGGCGGCGTCGGGTGGGGCGATCGTGCTCGCCGGGGGGGCGAAGAAGAAACGGTATGCGCTGCCGCACGCCAAGATGATGATCCACCAGCCGTACGGCGAAGTCGGCGGGCAGGTCTCCGACATCGAAATTCAGGCGCAGGACATCCTCAACACGCGGGAGTCCCTCAACCGTGTGCTGGCCGATCACACCGGCCAGCCGATCGAGCAGATCGCAAAGGACACCGAGCGGGATCGTTACCTGACCGCCCCGCAGGCCGTGGAATACGGCCTGGTCGATCAGGTCCTCGAAAAGGTGAAGCAACCGAAACCTTAA
- a CDS encoding ATP-dependent Clp protease proteolytic subunit: MTTLVPYVIDKNGRDERAMDIYSRLLKDRIVILGSQVNDDVANSLVAQFLFLQFEDPKADIHFYINSPGGSITAGMAIYDTMQFLSCEVATYCLGQAASMGSLLLTAGTKGKRHALPNARIMIHQPLAGYQGTATDLDIHAKEVIRIKRKMNEIYQKHTGRGLEELERDTDRDNFLSAEEAREYGLIDKVIEEIGKPIS; the protein is encoded by the coding sequence ATGACCACTCTCGTCCCGTACGTGATCGACAAGAACGGCCGCGACGAACGGGCGATGGATATCTACAGCCGGCTGCTGAAGGATCGCATCGTGATCCTCGGTTCGCAGGTCAACGATGACGTCGCCAACAGCCTTGTCGCCCAATTCCTGTTCCTCCAGTTCGAGGATCCCAAGGCCGATATCCACTTCTACATCAACAGCCCCGGCGGCAGCATCACCGCGGGGATGGCCATCTACGACACCATGCAGTTTTTGAGCTGCGAAGTGGCGACCTACTGTCTCGGTCAGGCGGCCAGCATGGGTTCGCTGCTGCTAACGGCCGGTACCAAGGGCAAGCGGCACGCGCTGCCGAATGCCCGGATCATGATCCACCAGCCTCTGGCCGGATATCAGGGGACGGCAACGGACCTCGACATCCACGCCAAGGAGGTCATTCGGATCAAGCGCAAAATGAACGAGATCTACCAGAAGCACACCGGCCGGGGTCTGGAGGAACTCGAACGCGATACCGACCGCGATAATTTCCTCTCCGCCGAGGAAGCCCGCGAGTACGGGCTGATCGACAAGGTGATCGAAGAGATCGGCAAGCCGATTTCGTAG
- a CDS encoding efflux RND transporter periplasmic adaptor subunit codes for MASVAMFAPGYTAQAEPLVVESAFVRLNEDVEVPARQAGALAEIAIQEGATVERGQLLGIIDDRDAKLEVERADAAFRIADRQAEDRSQVIFAKSAMESAERELQRAQRAREAVPGSVSQSEIERLAIEMERREAEFKRLEQEHAVARLTAKLRQSELSQAKLRLELTQIDSPLGGTVVELYKHAGEWVEPGQPVARVLQMDPIRVEGFVPHAQIPEAGLRNWTVRVDSNETGEKLSDSGRIAFVDPEIEPTTGQVRIRAEIENPAYRIKPGRRVRLVIAPPETEADEEPSTGQGE; via the coding sequence GTGGCTTCGGTCGCGATGTTTGCTCCTGGGTATACGGCGCAAGCCGAACCACTTGTCGTTGAATCTGCTTTTGTCCGGCTCAATGAAGACGTCGAGGTGCCGGCGCGGCAGGCGGGGGCGCTCGCGGAGATCGCGATTCAGGAAGGAGCGACCGTCGAACGCGGGCAGTTGCTCGGGATCATTGACGACCGCGATGCGAAGTTGGAAGTCGAACGCGCCGATGCGGCGTTCCGCATCGCCGATCGGCAGGCCGAGGACCGCAGTCAGGTGATCTTTGCCAAAAGCGCGATGGAGTCGGCCGAACGTGAATTGCAGCGAGCTCAGCGAGCCCGCGAAGCCGTGCCCGGAAGCGTTTCACAGTCGGAAATTGAACGGCTCGCCATCGAAATGGAGCGGCGAGAGGCCGAGTTCAAACGTCTGGAGCAGGAGCACGCCGTCGCGAGGCTCACCGCGAAGTTGCGGCAATCGGAACTGAGCCAAGCCAAACTCAGACTCGAGTTAACCCAAATCGATTCCCCGCTCGGGGGAACCGTGGTCGAGTTATACAAGCACGCCGGAGAGTGGGTGGAGCCGGGGCAACCGGTGGCCCGCGTCTTGCAGATGGACCCCATCCGGGTTGAGGGATTCGTCCCGCACGCACAGATTCCCGAGGCCGGGCTGCGCAACTGGACGGTCCGCGTCGACAGCAACGAGACCGGCGAGAAACTTTCTGACTCAGGCCGTATCGCGTTCGTCGATCCTGAGATCGAACCGACCACCGGGCAGGTGCGGATCAGGGCCGAGATCGAAAATCCGGCTTATCGGATCAAGCCGGGCCGCCGGGTCCGTTTGGTGATTGCGCCGCCCGAGACCGAGGCGGATGAAGAGCCTTCGACCGGGCAAGGCGAGTAA
- a CDS encoding glycosyltransferase family 4 protein, with protein sequence MFSAIGTNVVAVIDTDPLSDQSAELIGDTPFFCIRNPIRDIESSDFYFPYLFKRIPYKLYSNWALNKQFEKVINEVKADTLFIHFMTRAIAFDEAICRLQRRTVIHAHGYDATFDLREGRPPFRQAHPASYLDRVQDICRRSEVIVASEAVHLRLTQAGVIPCKTYIKPYGIESRSLTKTIAEKHESDGPIRFLFLGRLIDCKGPLETISAFETACARGLDATLTIAGDGLLLDDCIAAAQSSVVSDRITILGSIEPSRVRQLMDEHHVFTLHSRLGPQTRQEEAFGVVFLEAMDAGCPVATGRSGGVPEIVVDGKTGLLFEPGDIDSHADALIALGTNNSLRVELGTAGKLRLDHHFSREKEDLALRNILLLKRPIDN encoded by the coding sequence ATGTTTTCTGCTATCGGGACGAATGTAGTAGCTGTCATTGACACAGACCCCCTTTCTGACCAATCAGCCGAGCTGATCGGCGACACCCCCTTCTTCTGTATCCGCAACCCTATAAGGGATATCGAAAGCTCAGATTTTTATTTTCCATATCTCTTCAAACGAATCCCGTACAAGTTATACTCCAACTGGGCGTTAAACAAACAATTCGAGAAGGTCATTAACGAGGTCAAAGCCGACACCCTCTTCATTCATTTCATGACCAGAGCGATTGCTTTTGATGAGGCAATCTGCCGACTCCAGCGACGTACTGTCATTCATGCTCATGGTTATGACGCAACTTTCGATTTGAGAGAGGGTCGACCTCCATTTCGACAAGCGCATCCGGCATCTTATTTAGACCGGGTTCAAGATATTTGCCGCCGGTCAGAAGTGATCGTGGCATCAGAAGCAGTTCACCTGCGATTAACACAAGCCGGCGTCATACCTTGCAAGACGTACATCAAACCTTATGGGATTGAAAGCCGATCGTTGACAAAAACGATTGCTGAGAAACATGAGAGTGACGGGCCAATTCGATTCTTATTTCTCGGACGATTAATCGATTGTAAGGGCCCGCTTGAGACGATCTCAGCCTTTGAAACAGCGTGCGCAAGAGGGCTTGATGCCACCCTGACGATTGCCGGAGACGGACTGTTATTGGATGACTGCATAGCAGCTGCTCAGTCTTCGGTGGTCTCAGACCGAATAACAATCCTGGGATCGATCGAACCGAGCCGCGTCCGTCAACTCATGGATGAGCACCATGTTTTCACGCTGCACAGTAGACTTGGCCCTCAGACGCGTCAGGAAGAAGCATTCGGTGTCGTATTTCTTGAAGCGATGGACGCTGGCTGCCCGGTCGCTACCGGCCGAAGCGGCGGCGTTCCTGAAATCGTGGTCGATGGCAAAACTGGCCTGCTCTTCGAGCCGGGAGACATTGACTCACACGCAGATGCACTAATTGCGCTCGGCACCAATAATAGCCTGCGAGTCGAGTTGGGGACCGCAGGGAAGCTGCGGTTAGATCACCATTTTTCGAGAGAAAAAGAAGATCTCGCTCTCAGAAATATCCTCTTATTAAAGAGGCCAATCGACAATTAA